A genome region from Vibrio tapetis subsp. tapetis includes the following:
- the atpA gene encoding F0F1 ATP synthase subunit alpha: MQLNSTEISDLIKQRIESFEVVSEARNEGTIVSVSDGIIRIHGLADVMQGEMIELPGGNYALALNLERDSVGAVVMGPYANLKEGMKVTGTGRILEVPVGPELLGRVVNTLGEPIDGKGPIEAKLSSPIEVIAPGVIARKSVDQPVQTGYKAVDSMIPIGRGQRELIIGDRQIGKTALAIDSIINQRDSGIFSIYVAIGQKASTIANVVRKLEEHGALANTIVVVASASESAALQYLAPYAGCAMGEYFRDRGEDALIVYDDLSKQAVAYRQISLLLKRPPGREAYPGDVFYLHSRLLERAARVSEAYVEAFTNGEVKGKTGSLTALPIIETQAGDVSAFVPTNVISITDGQIFLQTELFNAGVRPAVDPGISVSRVGGSAQTKIVKKLSGGIRTALAQYRELAAFAQFSSDLDETTKKQLDHGQKVTELMKQKQYAPFSVFDQALVIFAAERGYLQDIELNKLADFEAALLSFAHGQHADFVSEINSTGAYNDEIEAKLKALVDDFKATQTW; encoded by the coding sequence ATGCAACTTAATTCCACTGAAATTAGCGATCTAATCAAACAACGTATCGAATCTTTCGAAGTTGTTAGTGAAGCTCGTAACGAAGGTACTATCGTTTCGGTAAGCGACGGTATCATCCGCATTCACGGCCTAGCGGACGTGATGCAAGGTGAAATGATTGAATTACCGGGTGGCAATTACGCACTAGCACTTAACCTTGAGCGTGACTCGGTTGGTGCAGTTGTAATGGGCCCATATGCCAACCTAAAGGAAGGCATGAAAGTAACAGGTACTGGTCGTATTCTTGAAGTACCAGTTGGTCCTGAATTGCTTGGTCGTGTTGTAAACACACTAGGTGAGCCAATTGATGGTAAAGGCCCAATTGAAGCGAAATTATCTTCTCCTATTGAAGTGATCGCACCAGGCGTTATCGCACGTAAATCGGTAGACCAACCTGTGCAAACAGGTTACAAAGCGGTTGACTCAATGATTCCTATCGGCCGTGGCCAGCGTGAGCTGATCATCGGTGACCGTCAGATTGGTAAAACAGCACTGGCGATCGATTCAATCATTAACCAACGTGATTCTGGTATTTTCTCTATCTACGTAGCAATCGGTCAGAAAGCATCGACTATCGCTAACGTAGTTCGCAAACTAGAAGAGCACGGCGCATTGGCAAACACCATTGTTGTTGTAGCATCTGCTTCTGAATCTGCTGCGCTGCAATACCTTGCGCCATATGCAGGTTGTGCGATGGGTGAATACTTCCGTGACCGCGGTGAAGATGCACTGATTGTTTATGATGATCTATCTAAGCAAGCTGTAGCGTATCGTCAGATTTCACTATTGCTTAAGCGTCCACCAGGTCGTGAAGCATACCCAGGTGACGTATTCTACCTCCACTCTCGTCTACTAGAGCGTGCTGCTCGTGTAAGCGAAGCGTACGTAGAAGCATTCACAAATGGTGAAGTGAAAGGTAAAACTGGTTCTCTAACCGCTCTACCTATCATCGAAACTCAAGCTGGTGATGTATCTGCATTCGTACCGACGAACGTAATCTCGATTACTGATGGTCAGATCTTCCTACAAACTGAGCTATTCAACGCAGGCGTACGTCCAGCTGTTGACCCAGGTATCTCAGTATCTCGTGTAGGTGGTTCTGCGCAAACGAAAATCGTTAAGAAGCTATCTGGTGGTATCCGTACTGCTCTAGCTCAATACCGTGAACTAGCAGCGTTTGCTCAGTTCTCGTCTGATCTTGACGAAACAACTAAGAAGCAACTAGACCACGGTCAAAAAGTTACTGAGCTAATGAAGCAAAAGCAATACGCTCCATTCTCTGTATTTGACCAAGCGTTGGTTATCTTCGCGGCAGAGCGTGGCTACTTACAAGACATCGAGCTAAACAAGCTTGCTGACTTTGAAGCTGCACTACTATCGTTTGCTCACGGCCAACATGCTGATTTCGTATCTGAAATCAACTCGACGGGTGCTTACAACGACGAAATCGAAGCCAAGCTTAAAGCGCTTGTTGACGACTTCAAAGCAACCCAGACTTGGTAA
- the ltrA gene encoding group II intron reverse transcriptase/maturase: protein MRVYYSLYGHLLHKERLYKGFKKVWKAKGAAGIDRQSLSDYAQNLSDNLDQLLLELKTKRYTPQPVRRVEIPKDDGGVRLLGIPTVRDRVVQQALNDLLTPIFEEQFHPSSFGYRPNRSCHDAINKATMFIRRYGMQHVVDMDLSKCFDKLDHELILKSIKKRVTDSSVLELIKQFLKSGVMVDGEWQHTEIGSPQGGVISPLIANIYLDAFDQEMRKRGHRIVRYADDILIFCRSRKGAENAQVQATKVLEKQLKLTVNETKSHIAHSGEGVKFLGIEIGSHYSRIQPKKMSTFKGKLKRVTRRNGGKPLLEVIKQLNPLLRGFSQYFRIANANREFKKLAAWLRRRLRSVQLRLWKKPTRLHRRLRQLGYEGSFRYICMDSWRNAASPLASYSMPNQWFNDLGLVNLEHVRTGYVFSHYAEWKCA, encoded by the coding sequence TTGAGAGTTTACTACAGTTTATATGGTCACTTGCTCCACAAAGAGCGACTCTATAAAGGATTTAAAAAAGTGTGGAAAGCGAAAGGCGCGGCCGGAATAGATAGGCAGAGCCTAAGCGACTACGCCCAAAATCTGAGTGATAACCTAGATCAACTTCTTCTGGAACTCAAAACCAAGCGATACACCCCTCAACCCGTCAGACGGGTAGAAATACCGAAAGATGATGGTGGGGTGCGATTACTTGGGATCCCAACAGTACGGGATAGAGTTGTCCAACAAGCTCTAAATGATCTATTAACCCCAATCTTCGAAGAGCAGTTTCACCCATCCAGCTTTGGGTATAGACCGAATCGAAGTTGTCACGATGCTATAAACAAAGCGACGATGTTCATCCGTCGATACGGAATGCAACACGTCGTAGATATGGACTTATCGAAGTGCTTCGATAAGCTCGACCACGAGCTTATTCTAAAAAGCATTAAGAAACGAGTCACAGACAGTAGCGTACTGGAGCTCATCAAACAGTTCCTGAAAAGTGGCGTAATGGTTGATGGAGAGTGGCAGCATACCGAGATAGGTAGTCCGCAAGGTGGAGTAATAAGCCCACTGATAGCGAACATCTATCTGGATGCGTTTGATCAAGAGATGCGAAAGCGAGGACATCGAATAGTCCGTTATGCCGACGACATACTGATCTTCTGTCGCAGCCGTAAAGGTGCAGAAAATGCGCAAGTACAGGCAACGAAGGTCCTGGAAAAACAGCTCAAGTTAACGGTGAACGAAACCAAATCACACATAGCGCACAGCGGCGAAGGTGTGAAATTCCTTGGAATAGAAATCGGTAGCCATTATAGCCGTATTCAGCCAAAGAAAATGTCGACGTTCAAAGGAAAGTTGAAGCGAGTGACAAGACGCAATGGCGGTAAGCCATTGTTAGAAGTCATTAAACAACTGAATCCACTTCTGAGAGGGTTCAGCCAGTACTTTCGAATAGCGAATGCCAACAGGGAGTTTAAGAAACTGGCCGCGTGGTTAAGGCGAAGACTTCGCAGCGTCCAATTACGATTATGGAAAAAACCGACCCGACTCCACCGCAGGCTAAGACAGCTAGGTTACGAAGGGTCATTCAGGTATATCTGTATGGATAGTTGGAGAAATGCTGCGAGTCCATTAGCCAGTTACTCGATGCCAAATCAATGGTTTAACGACCTTGGATTAGTGAATCTTGAACACGTTAGGACAGGATATGTGTTCAGCCATTATGCTGAATGGAAATGTGCATGA
- the atpH gene encoding F0F1 ATP synthase subunit delta yields MSDLTTIARPYAKAAFDFAVEKETLDQWSLMLTFATEVTKNDDVQGLLTSSLNADKMAEIFIAICGEQFDEHGQNFLKVMAENGRLQAIPDVCIEFHALKREHEKEMDVELISATELSTEQLADIGSKLEQRLERKVKLNCSIDETLLGGVIIRAGDLVIDNSARGQLNRLSDALQS; encoded by the coding sequence ATGTCTGACTTGACTACTATTGCACGCCCCTATGCTAAAGCAGCATTTGATTTTGCGGTTGAGAAGGAAACACTAGACCAATGGAGTCTAATGTTAACTTTTGCTACCGAAGTAACGAAGAACGATGATGTTCAAGGATTGCTTACGAGCTCTTTGAATGCCGATAAAATGGCTGAAATATTCATCGCAATTTGTGGCGAACAGTTTGATGAACATGGCCAGAACTTTTTGAAAGTGATGGCTGAGAATGGCCGATTACAGGCTATTCCTGATGTTTGTATAGAGTTCCATGCCCTCAAACGAGAGCATGAGAAAGAGATGGATGTTGAACTTATTTCAGCAACTGAACTTTCGACAGAGCAACTAGCAGATATTGGCAGCAAACTTGAGCAGCGTCTTGAACGCAAAGTTAAGCTGAATTGCAGTATAGATGAGACCCTACTTGGTGGGGTTATTATTCGAGCCGGAGACCTTGTCATCGATAACTCAGCACGTGGTCAATTGAACCGCCTGAGCGATGCCTTGCAGTCTTGA
- a CDS encoding F0F1 ATP synthase subunit epsilon, producing MAAMTFHLDVVSAEKKLFSGVVETFQVTGSEGELGIFPGHTPLLTAIRPGMVRIVKLHGHEEIIYVSGGMIEVQPGTATVLADTAIRGEDLDAAKAEEAKRKAEENISNQHGDMDFAQAASELAKAIAQLRVIELTKKVR from the coding sequence ATGGCAGCAATGACCTTTCACCTAGACGTTGTAAGCGCTGAGAAAAAACTTTTTTCTGGTGTGGTTGAAACGTTTCAGGTGACCGGTAGCGAAGGTGAATTGGGTATTTTCCCAGGGCACACTCCGCTGCTAACCGCTATTAGGCCTGGTATGGTGCGCATAGTGAAACTGCACGGCCACGAAGAAATCATTTATGTTTCTGGTGGTATGATTGAAGTTCAGCCTGGTACAGCGACTGTACTGGCTGATACAGCAATCCGTGGTGAAGATCTTGATGCAGCTAAGGCTGAAGAAGCCAAGCGCAAGGCTGAAGAGAATATTTCGAATCAGCATGGCGACATGGACTTTGCTCAAGCGGCGAGTGAATTGGCTAAAGCCATTGCTCAGCTTCGAGTTATCGAGCTGACCAAAAAAGTACGTTAA
- the glmU gene encoding bifunctional UDP-N-acetylglucosamine diphosphorylase/glucosamine-1-phosphate N-acetyltransferase GlmU translates to MKFSAVILAAGKGTRMYSNKPKVQHTLAGKPMAKHVIDTCTGLGAQNIHLVYGHGGDQMKQVLAEEPVNWVLQAEQLGTGHAVNQASAEYADDEKVLVLYGDVPLISSETVENLLEAQPNGGIALLTVVLDNPMGYGRIVRKNGPVVAIVEQKDATDEQKLIKEINTGVMVATGGDLKRWLSELKNENAQGEYYLTDIIAAAHNEGRAVEAVHPVSPIEVEGVNDRAQLARLERAYQNMHAQRLLEQGVMLRDPARFDLRGTIQCGMDVEIDTNVIIEGNVTLGDNVIIGTGCVLKDCEIDDNSIIRPYSVIEGATVAEDCTVGPFTRLRPGAELRNDAHVGNFVEVKNTCIGEGSKANHLTYLGDAEIGQRVNVGAGVITCNYDGANKFKTVIGDDVFVGSDCQLIAPVTIADGATVGAGTTLTKNVGEGELVITRAKDRTIANWQRPVKKK, encoded by the coding sequence ATGAAATTCAGCGCGGTGATCCTCGCTGCGGGTAAAGGTACCCGTATGTATTCTAATAAGCCAAAGGTACAGCATACACTAGCAGGCAAACCTATGGCAAAACACGTCATTGATACCTGTACCGGCCTTGGTGCTCAAAACATTCATTTGGTGTACGGTCATGGTGGAGACCAAATGAAACAGGTCTTGGCTGAAGAGCCGGTCAACTGGGTGTTACAAGCAGAACAATTAGGTACCGGTCATGCGGTAAACCAAGCATCTGCAGAATACGCTGACGACGAAAAAGTCCTCGTGCTTTACGGTGATGTACCGCTTATCTCCTCAGAGACCGTTGAAAACCTTTTAGAAGCACAACCTAATGGCGGTATTGCACTGCTGACTGTAGTACTCGATAACCCAATGGGTTACGGTCGTATCGTGCGTAAAAATGGCCCAGTTGTGGCGATTGTTGAACAAAAAGATGCGACCGACGAACAAAAACTGATTAAAGAAATCAACACCGGTGTCATGGTTGCGACGGGTGGCGATTTAAAGCGTTGGTTATCGGAGCTGAAAAACGAAAATGCTCAAGGTGAATACTACCTAACCGATATTATTGCAGCGGCACATAATGAAGGTCGTGCCGTTGAAGCGGTTCACCCTGTTAGCCCTATTGAAGTAGAAGGCGTAAATGACAGAGCACAACTAGCTCGCCTTGAACGTGCTTATCAAAACATGCATGCACAGCGTTTGTTAGAACAAGGCGTGATGCTTCGCGATCCTGCTCGTTTTGATCTACGCGGTACCATTCAATGTGGTATGGATGTTGAGATCGACACAAACGTGATCATTGAAGGTAATGTTACTTTAGGCGATAACGTAATTATTGGCACGGGTTGTGTGTTGAAAGACTGCGAGATCGACGACAACAGCATCATTCGTCCATACAGTGTGATTGAAGGTGCGACGGTTGCTGAAGATTGTACTGTTGGACCCTTTACTCGTCTTCGTCCGGGTGCTGAGCTACGAAATGATGCCCATGTCGGTAACTTCGTAGAAGTAAAGAATACTTGCATTGGTGAAGGCTCTAAAGCTAACCATCTTACTTATCTTGGTGATGCCGAAATAGGCCAACGTGTTAATGTTGGTGCTGGTGTTATCACGTGCAATTACGATGGCGCAAATAAGTTTAAAACGGTTATTGGCGACGACGTATTTGTTGGCTCTGATTGCCAACTCATTGCTCCTGTTACGATTGCTGATGGTGCGACTGTCGGTGCTGGTACTACGCTAACGAAAAACGTAGGTGAAGGTGAGCTGGTGATTACTCGTGCAAAAGATCGCACGATCGCTAATTGGCAGCGCCCAGTTAAGAAAAAATAG
- the atpG gene encoding F0F1 ATP synthase subunit gamma has translation MAGAKEIRNKIGSVKSTQKITKAMEMVAASKMRRSQDAMEASRPYAETMRKVIGHLANGSLEYKHPYLEEREAKRVGYIIVSTDRGLCGGLNINLFKKAIVDMKGWQEKGAEVELAVIGTKATAFFNNSGAKVAAQVSGLGDSPSLEELIGSVGVMLQKYDEGELDRLYLVFNKFENTMVQEPTIDQLLPLPKSDSADMQREHAWDYIYEPEPKPLLDALLIRYVESQVYQGVVENLACEMAARMIAMKAATDNASDLIDDLELVYNKARQAAITQELSEIVSGASAV, from the coding sequence ATGGCCGGCGCAAAAGAGATTCGTAATAAGATCGGGAGTGTTAAAAGCACTCAAAAGATCACGAAAGCAATGGAAATGGTAGCAGCTTCAAAAATGCGTCGCTCGCAAGATGCGATGGAAGCTTCTCGTCCGTATGCAGAAACAATGCGTAAAGTGATCGGTCATTTGGCGAACGGAAGCCTTGAGTATAAGCACCCTTATCTTGAGGAACGTGAAGCCAAACGTGTTGGTTACATCATCGTTTCTACTGACCGTGGTCTATGTGGTGGCTTGAACATTAACTTGTTCAAGAAAGCCATTGTAGACATGAAAGGTTGGCAAGAAAAAGGCGCAGAAGTTGAATTAGCCGTAATTGGTACTAAAGCAACTGCCTTTTTTAATAACAGCGGCGCGAAAGTGGCAGCTCAGGTCTCTGGTTTAGGCGATAGCCCTAGTCTAGAGGAACTGATCGGTTCAGTTGGCGTAATGTTACAGAAATACGATGAAGGCGAATTGGATCGTCTGTACCTAGTGTTCAACAAGTTTGAAAACACCATGGTGCAAGAACCAACGATCGATCAATTACTACCATTGCCTAAATCCGATAGTGCTGATATGCAGCGCGAACATGCTTGGGACTACATTTATGAGCCTGAGCCAAAACCACTACTGGACGCATTGCTTATTCGCTACGTCGAATCGCAAGTGTACCAAGGGGTTGTCGAGAACTTAGCCTGTGAAATGGCTGCTCGAATGATCGCAATGAAAGCTGCTACAGACAACGCTAGCGACTTGATTGATGACTTAGAACTTGTGTACAACAAAGCCCGTCAGGCTGCGATCACACAAGAGCTATCAGAAATCGTTTCAGGCGCTTCTGCGGTTTAA
- the punC gene encoding purine nucleoside transporter PunC, whose protein sequence is MNVTKRQLFYLACLSMLGFIATDMYLPAFKAMEGDFATGPEQIALSLSIFLAGLAIGQILWGLASDKFGHRNTLVAGLVIFSLASFGLSFSEQVWQLLSLRFVQAIGVCAPAVIWQAMVIKRYPSQTSQQVFATIMPLVALSPALAPQLGVLLLSQFGWSSIFIALTVIGAVLVVATLVQTKDEVEPKTTSVSTDIKMLVKSKHYTGNVIIYATSSAAFFAYLTGMPEIMAQLGYDAKDIGLSFIPQTIAFMVGGYLGKRWVKKFGDEKVLKNLLSLFTVSALMVFMATQWELTSILPLLAPFCLIAVANGALYPIVVNRALSSAKQSPATAAGLQNSFQICICGLASALVAGFASQALQITGIAIIVCLVGLWAGYFISHRGLSQHFAVPDNSRVARDEK, encoded by the coding sequence ATGAACGTCACTAAACGTCAGTTATTTTACTTGGCTTGTCTCTCAATGCTTGGCTTCATTGCCACCGACATGTACTTACCGGCTTTTAAAGCAATGGAAGGCGATTTCGCAACGGGCCCAGAGCAAATAGCGCTTTCTCTCTCCATTTTCTTAGCCGGGCTTGCCATTGGACAAATCCTATGGGGGCTAGCAAGTGACAAATTTGGTCATAGAAACACCCTCGTCGCTGGCCTAGTCATATTCTCACTCGCTTCTTTTGGTTTGTCTTTCAGTGAGCAAGTGTGGCAGTTACTGTCGTTACGCTTCGTGCAAGCTATTGGTGTATGTGCTCCTGCTGTTATTTGGCAAGCCATGGTCATCAAACGCTACCCTAGCCAAACCAGCCAACAAGTATTCGCGACCATTATGCCGCTGGTGGCACTTTCACCCGCGCTCGCCCCTCAACTTGGTGTGTTATTGCTTAGCCAATTTGGTTGGTCGAGCATTTTTATCGCATTAACCGTCATTGGCGCCGTGCTCGTTGTTGCAACTTTAGTGCAAACAAAAGACGAAGTGGAACCAAAAACCACCAGCGTCAGCACTGATATCAAGATGTTGGTTAAGTCGAAGCACTACACTGGTAACGTCATCATTTACGCGACCTCTTCTGCCGCTTTCTTTGCTTACCTTACTGGTATGCCAGAGATCATGGCTCAACTGGGGTATGACGCAAAAGACATTGGCCTAAGTTTCATTCCACAAACCATCGCGTTTATGGTGGGCGGATACTTGGGTAAACGATGGGTGAAGAAATTTGGTGATGAGAAAGTTCTTAAGAATTTATTGTCTCTATTTACGGTTTCAGCATTAATGGTATTCATGGCAACTCAGTGGGAATTAACCTCTATTTTGCCACTGCTCGCCCCATTCTGTTTGATTGCCGTGGCAAATGGTGCGCTCTACCCTATTGTTGTTAACCGTGCGCTATCTAGCGCTAAACAGAGTCCTGCAACGGCTGCTGGTCTGCAAAACAGCTTCCAAATATGTATCTGCGGCCTTGCGAGTGCATTAGTGGCAGGGTTTGCAAGCCAAGCTCTACAAATTACTGGGATTGCTATCATTGTATGCTTGGTGGGCTTATGGGCAGGTTATTTCATTTCTCATCGTGGTTTAAGTCAGCACTTCGCTGTACCCGATAACTCTCGTGTTGCACGAGACGAAAAATAG
- the atpD gene encoding F0F1 ATP synthase subunit beta, with protein MATGKIVQIIGAVVDVEFPQGEVPRVYDALNVVDSKERLVLEVQQQLGGGVIRAIVMGSSDGLRRGLTVENTGAPITVPVGTKTLGRIMNVLGDAIDECGDIGAEEHYEIHRAAPSYEEQSNVTELLETGVKVIDLICPFAKGGKIGLFGGAGVGKTVNMMELINNIALQHSGLSVFAGVGERTREGNDFYFEMQEAGVVNVENPEESKVAMVYGQMNEPPGNRLRVALTGLTMAERFRDEGRDVLLFVDNIYRYTLAGTEVSALLGRMPSAVGYQPTLAEEMGVLQERITSTKQGSITSVQAVYVPADDLTDPSPATTFAHLDATVVLSRNIAAMGLYPAIDPLDSTSRMLDPLVVGQDHYDTAQGVQTTLQRYKELKDIIAILGMDELSEADKQVVSRARKIEKFLTQPYHVAEVFTGDPGIYVSLKETLRGFKGLLAGEYDDIPEQAFMYCGSIDDAIENAKKL; from the coding sequence ATGGCTACAGGTAAGATCGTACAGATCATCGGTGCGGTAGTCGACGTAGAGTTCCCACAGGGCGAAGTACCTCGTGTATACGATGCTCTGAATGTTGTTGACTCAAAAGAACGTCTTGTTCTAGAAGTTCAGCAGCAGTTAGGCGGTGGCGTTATTCGCGCAATCGTAATGGGTAGCTCTGATGGTTTACGTCGTGGTTTGACAGTAGAAAATACTGGCGCTCCAATCACAGTTCCAGTGGGTACTAAAACTCTTGGTCGTATCATGAATGTTCTTGGTGATGCGATTGATGAGTGTGGTGACATTGGTGCTGAAGAGCATTACGAAATTCACCGTGCAGCGCCTAGCTACGAAGAGCAGTCTAACGTGACTGAACTTCTAGAAACAGGTGTTAAAGTAATCGACTTGATTTGCCCATTCGCTAAGGGTGGTAAAATCGGTCTATTCGGTGGTGCTGGTGTAGGTAAGACCGTTAACATGATGGAACTTATCAACAACATCGCACTGCAGCACTCTGGCCTATCAGTATTTGCTGGTGTAGGTGAGCGTACGCGTGAAGGTAACGATTTCTACTTTGAAATGCAGGAAGCAGGCGTTGTAAACGTTGAAAACCCTGAAGAATCAAAAGTAGCAATGGTTTACGGCCAAATGAACGAGCCACCAGGAAACCGTCTACGTGTTGCCCTGACTGGTCTAACAATGGCTGAGCGTTTCCGTGACGAAGGTCGTGACGTTCTGTTGTTCGTTGATAACATTTACCGTTATACCCTTGCGGGAACAGAGGTATCGGCTCTACTAGGTCGTATGCCATCTGCGGTAGGTTACCAACCAACACTTGCTGAAGAAATGGGTGTTCTACAAGAACGTATCACATCGACTAAACAAGGTTCTATCACCTCTGTTCAGGCGGTATACGTACCTGCGGATGACTTAACGGATCCATCTCCAGCAACAACCTTTGCTCACTTGGATGCAACGGTTGTACTTAGCCGTAACATCGCAGCGATGGGTTTATACCCTGCAATCGACCCATTGGATTCAACATCTCGTATGCTTGATCCACTGGTTGTTGGTCAAGATCACTACGATACGGCTCAAGGTGTTCAAACAACTCTTCAGCGTTATAAAGAGCTAAAAGACATCATCGCGATTCTAGGTATGGACGAGCTATCTGAAGCAGATAAGCAAGTTGTATCTCGTGCACGTAAGATTGAGAAGTTCCTAACTCAGCCTTACCACGTAGCTGAAGTATTTACTGGTGACCCAGGCATCTATGTTTCTCTTAAAGAGACACTACGAGGCTTTAAAGGTCTACTAGCTGGTGAGTACGATGACATTCCAGAGCAAGCGTTCATGTACTGCGGTTCAATTGACGATGCTATTGAGAACGCGAAGAAGCTATAA
- the atpF gene encoding F0F1 ATP synthase subunit B, which translates to MNMNATLLGQAISFALFVWFCMKYVWPPIMGAIEERQKKIADGLVAAERAAKDLDLAQANASDQMKEAKRTATEVIEQANKRKAQIVDEAREEAQAERQKILTQAEAEIEAERNRARDDLRKQVATLALAGAEKILERSIDKDAHKDILDNITAKL; encoded by the coding sequence GTGAATATGAACGCAACTCTGCTGGGCCAAGCAATCTCGTTCGCACTGTTTGTGTGGTTCTGCATGAAATATGTATGGCCGCCAATTATGGGTGCGATCGAAGAACGTCAGAAGAAAATTGCTGACGGACTTGTAGCCGCTGAACGCGCTGCAAAAGACTTGGATCTAGCACAAGCCAATGCTTCTGACCAAATGAAAGAAGCAAAGCGCACAGCAACTGAAGTTATCGAACAGGCCAACAAACGCAAAGCTCAAATTGTTGACGAAGCTCGCGAGGAAGCTCAGGCAGAACGCCAGAAAATCCTAACGCAAGCAGAAGCAGAAATTGAAGCTGAACGTAACCGTGCCCGTGATGACTTGCGCAAACAAGTTGCTACTCTGGCTTTAGCTGGTGCAGAGAAAATCCTTGAGCGTTCAATCGATAAAGATGCGCACAAAGATATTCTTGATAACATTACTGCAAAACTTTAA
- the punR gene encoding DNA-binding transcriptional activator PunR — translation MFSRQSLEMLDTVARMGSFTAAAERLHKVPSAISYGVRQVEQDLGVELFHRLPRKVELTAAGVIFIDNARQMLRQMESVSAQTRRAAQGWQQTLKITLDNVVKLDNLKPLIEDFYQTFEFAELQINMEVFNGSWEAISQERADIVLGATAAVPVGGEFSIKPMGKLEWAFVMSPAHPAAKLTVLNEETLNSFAAICLDDTSNVLPKRHNWHYPQQRRLLLPNWYSAIECLKNGVGIGFMPLHIAKPYLLSGEIVERDLIENKPLSNCCMVWCADENNRLVNWMVNYLGDSEKLYRDWLRAD, via the coding sequence ATGTTTTCAAGACAATCATTAGAGATGTTAGATACCGTTGCTCGAATGGGCAGTTTTACCGCCGCGGCTGAAAGATTGCATAAGGTGCCTTCTGCAATCAGTTACGGGGTTCGGCAAGTTGAGCAAGATCTTGGCGTTGAACTGTTTCATCGTTTACCCAGAAAGGTCGAATTGACGGCTGCTGGCGTGATCTTTATTGATAATGCTCGACAAATGCTAAGGCAGATGGAGAGCGTAAGCGCACAAACTCGTAGAGCCGCACAAGGTTGGCAGCAAACACTAAAGATCACGTTGGATAATGTGGTTAAGCTCGACAATTTGAAGCCATTGATCGAAGACTTTTACCAAACCTTTGAATTTGCTGAATTGCAGATCAATATGGAAGTGTTTAATGGATCTTGGGAAGCAATATCCCAAGAGCGTGCTGATATTGTGTTAGGTGCGACAGCGGCGGTGCCTGTTGGTGGAGAGTTCTCAATAAAACCCATGGGCAAACTTGAATGGGCCTTTGTGATGTCTCCTGCTCATCCCGCTGCAAAGTTAACGGTATTGAATGAAGAAACACTTAACTCATTTGCCGCTATTTGTTTAGATGATACATCGAACGTGCTGCCAAAAAGACATAACTGGCATTATCCTCAACAAAGGCGATTATTGCTACCGAATTGGTATAGCGCCATTGAGTGCTTAAAAAATGGCGTTGGAATCGGTTTTATGCCATTGCATATTGCTAAGCCATATTTACTGTCTGGAGAAATTGTTGAAAGGGATCTCATCGAAAATAAACCCTTGAGTAATTGCTGCATGGTTTGGTGTGCTGATGAAAATAATCGATTAGTGAATTGGATGGTGAATTACTTAGGAGACTCAGAAAAACTGTACCGAGATTGGCTAAGAGCTGACTGA